The uncultured Roseibium sp. genome contains a region encoding:
- a CDS encoding SDR family NAD(P)-dependent oxidoreductase, which yields MAERQFEGQTVLITGAASGFGARAAERFAEEGANLILWDKASEALAEKSRSFAEAGSKVLTATVDVTSEDQVRGAMAMAKAKFGTLDVAINNAGIGHEMAPLPSIDAATFDRVMAVNTKGVFLCMKHQLPWMKETGQGAILNVSSAAGLVGAGMLSAYAASKHAVIGLTKSAADEVARKNIRVNALCPSFAVTPLFDDMADEVADRHGMDREEAYDRITQRIPMHRVATVDEVVQAMLWICSPENSFMTGQAVSIDGGLTAV from the coding sequence ATGGCTGAGAGACAATTCGAGGGACAGACTGTCCTGATCACCGGAGCCGCAAGCGGTTTCGGCGCACGGGCGGCGGAACGGTTCGCCGAAGAAGGCGCCAACCTCATTCTTTGGGACAAGGCAAGCGAAGCGCTGGCGGAAAAAAGCCGGTCGTTTGCCGAAGCCGGCAGCAAGGTTCTGACGGCCACCGTCGATGTCACCAGCGAGGATCAGGTCCGCGGTGCGATGGCCATGGCCAAGGCGAAGTTCGGTACCCTGGACGTCGCCATCAACAACGCCGGGATCGGTCATGAAATGGCGCCGCTTCCCTCAATCGATGCGGCAACCTTCGACCGGGTGATGGCGGTCAATACCAAGGGTGTGTTCCTCTGCATGAAGCATCAACTGCCCTGGATGAAGGAAACGGGGCAGGGCGCGATCCTCAATGTGTCCTCGGCGGCCGGTCTGGTCGGTGCGGGCATGCTGTCCGCCTATGCCGCCTCCAAACACGCGGTGATCGGCCTGACGAAAAGTGCAGCCGATGAAGTCGCGCGTAAGAACATCCGCGTCAACGCGCTCTGCCCGTCCTTCGCGGTGACCCCACTCTTCGATGACATGGCCGACGAAGTCGCCGACCGTCACGGCATGGACCGGGAAGAGGCCTATGACCGCATCACCCAGCGCATCCCGATGCACCGAGTGGCGACAGTGGATGAGGTCGTTCAGGCGATGCTGTGGATCTGCAGCCCGGAAAACAGCTTCATGACCGGCCAAGCGGTGTCCATCGATGGTGGCCTGACGGCAGTCTGA
- a CDS encoding histidine phosphatase family protein, producing MQELILIRHAQASFGAENYDLLSDLGHTQSAWLGELLADYGLVPDRLATGSMRRHKETLDGIRKAFGDLPETEEYPGFNEYDFSGLLNAHHGGQAPEHLHKDQKAHFQALRQTLAAWQRDEIDNPPEMFSEFASRVEDARRKTCRPGAKRVLAVTSGGPIAEILGAALCMPLDSRVEFNMQVKNTSITRFIFNERVFYLHSFNETPHLDRLDRVAQRTYS from the coding sequence ATGCAAGAACTGATTTTGATCCGCCATGCCCAGGCATCTTTCGGGGCCGAGAATTACGACCTCCTGTCCGATCTCGGTCACACGCAGTCGGCTTGGCTCGGTGAATTGCTCGCCGATTATGGCCTGGTTCCGGACCGGCTGGCGACCGGCAGCATGCGTCGCCACAAGGAAACCCTGGACGGCATCCGCAAGGCCTTCGGCGATCTGCCGGAAACCGAGGAATATCCCGGGTTCAACGAGTACGACTTTTCTGGCCTGTTGAACGCCCATCACGGCGGACAGGCGCCGGAACATCTGCACAAGGATCAAAAGGCGCATTTCCAGGCGCTCCGGCAAACCCTGGCGGCCTGGCAGCGTGACGAAATCGACAATCCACCCGAAATGTTTTCGGAATTTGCGTCGCGCGTCGAAGATGCCCGCCGAAAAACATGTCGGCCGGGAGCGAAGCGGGTTCTGGCGGTGACGTCAGGAGGACCGATTGCCGAAATTCTGGGTGCCGCTTTGTGCATGCCGTTGGATTCGCGTGTCGAATTCAACATGCAGGTGAAGAACACATCCATAACCCGGTTCATCTTCAACGAACGGGTCTTCTACCTGCACAGTTTCAACGAAACGCCGCACCTCGACCGGCTCGACCGGGTCGCGCAGCGGACATATAGCTAG
- a CDS encoding acyl-CoA dehydrogenase family protein produces the protein MDLGVTERVKPLIEAVRKMIEEDIAPLDAEYHAEVGKAFGGGRFALTERQLEILTTLKAKARERGLWNFWLTDSEKGYGLSTVEYAYLAEEMGKVRLAAEIFNCSAPDTGNMEVFERYGSPAHKEKWLKQLLEGEIRSAYLMTEPDVASSDATNISMSAVKDGDHWVLNGEKWWASGAGDPRCKVYIVMTCSDPDAEKHARHSMFVVSADTPGIEVLRPMEVFGHDDAPHGHMHIRFTDVRVAEEDLILGRGRGFEVAQGRLGPGRIHHCMRAIGQAERALEMMCKRALSRTAFKRPLADLGANHDIIANARMEIEMARLLCLKAAWMMDTQGVRAAQPWISKIKVVAPLMATKVVDEAMQIHGGAGISQDYPLASMWTNLRTLRFADGPDAVHRRQIARAELRKYTNEKR, from the coding sequence ATGGATCTGGGCGTCACGGAACGGGTCAAGCCGTTGATTGAAGCGGTGCGCAAGATGATCGAGGAGGACATCGCGCCACTCGACGCGGAATATCATGCGGAAGTCGGAAAGGCCTTCGGCGGCGGACGTTTCGCGCTGACGGAGCGCCAGCTTGAAATCCTCACCACCTTGAAGGCCAAGGCGCGCGAACGCGGCCTGTGGAATTTCTGGCTGACGGACTCTGAGAAGGGCTACGGGTTGAGCACCGTGGAATACGCCTATCTGGCGGAAGAGATGGGCAAGGTCCGCCTGGCTGCCGAAATCTTCAACTGTTCGGCGCCGGACACCGGCAACATGGAGGTCTTCGAGCGTTATGGTTCGCCCGCGCACAAGGAGAAGTGGCTGAAGCAGTTGCTCGAAGGCGAGATCCGCTCCGCCTATCTGATGACTGAACCGGACGTGGCCTCGTCCGATGCGACCAATATCTCCATGTCCGCCGTCAAGGACGGCGATCACTGGGTGCTCAACGGCGAGAAGTGGTGGGCGTCCGGTGCCGGCGATCCGCGCTGCAAGGTCTATATTGTCATGACCTGTTCGGACCCGGACGCGGAAAAGCATGCGCGTCATTCCATGTTCGTCGTCTCCGCCGACACGCCGGGCATCGAGGTCCTGCGTCCGATGGAAGTCTTCGGCCATGACGATGCCCCTCACGGCCACATGCATATCCGCTTCACCGACGTGCGCGTCGCGGAAGAGGATCTGATCCTCGGCCGCGGGCGGGGCTTCGAGGTCGCGCAGGGACGTCTCGGCCCGGGCCGGATCCATCACTGCATGCGTGCCATCGGTCAGGCCGAACGCGCCCTTGAGATGATGTGCAAGCGGGCGCTCTCCCGGACCGCCTTCAAGCGGCCGCTGGCCGATCTCGGCGCCAACCACGACATCATCGCCAACGCGCGCATGGAAATCGAGATGGCGCGGCTGTTGTGCCTCAAGGCCGCCTGGATGATGGATACGCAAGGCGTGCGCGCCGCCCAGCCGTGGATTTCCAAGATCAAGGTTGTCGCGCCGCTGATGGCGACCAAGGTGGTCGACGAAGCCATGCAGATCCACGGCGGTGCCGGTATCAGTCAGGATTATCCGCTGGCGTCCATGTGGACCAATCTGCGCACCCTGCGTTTTGCGGATGGGCCCGATGCGGTACACCGGCGCCAGATCGCCCGCGCGGAGCTGCGCAAATACACAAACGAAAAGCGCTGA
- the pimA gene encoding dicarboxylate--CoA ligase PimA, whose protein sequence is MSKRPFAWEKSYPSGMDWDFKPEPSVLARIADTAVARYPQHRALQYRGHVLSYAEFGQKLNSAAAALLREGIGAGTTLALYMPNTPYFPAVFFGGCKAGARMVLLSPLDAERELAHKLKDSGARVMVTSDLGSLLPMALKLMDAGHLDKLIVAEDSAWGASAAPLSQIPDRPDVVTWADFAKGAPIPDAWPEVSPEDIALLQYTGGTTGLPKGAILTHRNLTASAAIYNNWFQRQRPSTPGTDKIICVLPLFHIYALTTILIRQIGNGNEILLRPRFDPESVLQDIEIKKATIFPGVPTMWIALANLPDLDTRDFSSLTHCSSGGAPLPVEVGKRFEALTGLPLLGGWGMTETAPAGTNLPCSNPAKPGSIGIPMPGIEMGIVALEDPTRELAPGETGELRVKGPNVTSGYWNRPEETEHAFADGYFLTGDIGTMDEDGYFYIVDRKKDMILSGGFNVYPQVVEQAIYEHPSVAEVLVVGIPDAYRGESAKAFVALRKGAAPFTLEELQSFLADKVGRHEMPRDLEFRSALPRTVVGKFSKLQLKQEEIKKRAGGS, encoded by the coding sequence ATGAGCAAACGGCCGTTTGCCTGGGAGAAGTCCTATCCGTCCGGCATGGATTGGGACTTCAAACCAGAGCCTTCGGTCCTTGCCCGGATCGCGGACACGGCGGTCGCCCGCTATCCGCAACACCGGGCGCTGCAATACCGCGGCCACGTCCTCAGCTACGCGGAATTCGGGCAAAAGCTGAATTCCGCGGCCGCCGCCCTCCTGCGGGAGGGCATCGGCGCGGGCACCACGCTTGCCCTCTACATGCCGAACACGCCTTATTTTCCAGCCGTCTTTTTCGGCGGCTGCAAGGCCGGCGCGCGCATGGTGCTACTCAGCCCGCTCGACGCGGAGCGGGAACTCGCCCACAAGCTCAAGGACAGCGGCGCGCGGGTGATGGTCACGAGCGATCTCGGCTCCCTGCTACCCATGGCACTGAAACTGATGGATGCCGGCCATCTGGACAAGCTGATCGTCGCCGAGGACAGTGCCTGGGGCGCTTCCGCCGCGCCGCTCTCACAGATCCCGGACCGTCCGGACGTCGTCACCTGGGCGGATTTCGCAAAGGGCGCGCCGATCCCGGACGCATGGCCGGAGGTGTCTCCGGAAGACATCGCGCTGCTGCAGTATACGGGCGGGACGACCGGCCTGCCGAAAGGCGCCATCCTGACTCATCGCAATCTGACCGCATCCGCGGCGATCTACAACAACTGGTTCCAACGGCAGCGGCCCTCCACGCCGGGGACGGACAAGATCATCTGCGTTCTGCCGCTGTTTCACATTTACGCCCTGACGACGATCCTGATCCGGCAGATCGGCAACGGCAACGAGATCCTGCTGCGTCCGCGCTTCGATCCCGAAAGCGTGCTGCAGGACATCGAGATCAAAAAGGCGACGATCTTTCCCGGTGTGCCGACCATGTGGATCGCGCTTGCGAACCTACCGGATCTGGACACCAGGGACTTTTCGTCCCTCACCCATTGCAGTTCGGGCGGCGCGCCCCTTCCCGTCGAAGTGGGCAAACGTTTCGAGGCTCTGACCGGCCTGCCGCTTCTGGGTGGCTGGGGCATGACCGAGACCGCACCGGCGGGCACCAACCTGCCCTGCTCCAACCCGGCGAAGCCTGGTTCTATAGGCATTCCCATGCCCGGCATCGAAATGGGAATCGTTGCCCTGGAGGACCCGACGCGTGAACTCGCCCCCGGCGAAACCGGGGAACTCAGGGTCAAGGGGCCGAATGTCACCTCCGGCTACTGGAACCGGCCTGAGGAAACAGAACACGCCTTTGCCGACGGTTATTTCCTGACCGGCGACATCGGCACCATGGATGAGGACGGCTACTTTTATATCGTCGACCGCAAGAAGGACATGATCCTGTCGGGCGGATTCAACGTCTATCCGCAAGTGGTCGAACAGGCGATTTACGAGCACCCGTCCGTCGCCGAGGTTCTGGTGGTTGGTATCCCGGACGCCTATCGCGGCGAATCCGCCAAGGCCTTCGTCGCCCTGCGCAAAGGCGCGGCACCCTTCACGCTGGAAGAGCTGCAGAGCTTTCTCGCCGACAAGGTGGGCAGGCACGAAATGCCCAGGGATCTGGAATTCCGATCCGCCCTTCCCCGGACCGTGGTCGGCAAGTTTTCAAAGCTGCAACTGAAACAGGAAGAGATCAAGAAACGCGCTGGCGGTTCCTGA
- a CDS encoding 3-hydroxyacyl-CoA dehydrogenase NAD-binding domain-containing protein: MSDLVTITRNGSIAIVSIENPPVNALAYEVRAGIFNAMEQLAADDAVAGVVLTGSGRTFSAGADIREFGKPSQEPWLPVVIQKVEDMPKPVVAALHGTVLGGGFELTLGCHARIAAPGTKVGLPEVKLGLMPGAGGTQRLPRIIGPEAALKIIVPGEPVGADAALKMGVIDAVSDDPVAAAVERAAQMAADGKPLVKVRENDAPLAAAKADRSAFEETAAALLKKAKGLKAPAACIDAVRWSMDLPVEEAMQKERETFMKLIDDDQSKAQRHIFFAEREAAKVADMPKDVKPREVNKVGVIGAGTMGGGISMNFANVGIPVTIIETSQEALDRGFATIEKNYRISVSRGRMTEDDLKARMSLLTGSTDMNDLADADMIIEAVFEEMDIKKQIFGDLDRIAKPSAVLATNTSYLNVDDIAQMTKRPGSVLGTHFFSPANVMKLLEIVRGAETEPEVLATAIEVGRRIRKVPVVVGVCFGFVGNRMLRARSLETERLLLEGASPQQVDAALTGFGFPMGPFAMGDLAGLDIGWRIRKQMGGSADGGSADIADALCEMGRFGQKTGRGFYIYEQGSRAGTPDPEVEALIEKTAAKKGITRRQIGEEEIVERLIYPMISEGAKILDEGIAQRPGDIDAVWVFGYGFPLWRGGPMFYADQVGLGHIRDRMNHYAETTGNMALKPAPLLERLADEGLGFASLARKEAKAA, translated from the coding sequence ATGAGCGATTTGGTCACGATCACGCGCAACGGCAGCATCGCCATCGTTTCCATCGAAAATCCGCCGGTCAACGCGCTCGCCTATGAAGTCAGGGCCGGGATCTTCAACGCCATGGAACAGCTGGCCGCCGATGATGCGGTTGCCGGCGTGGTCCTGACCGGCTCCGGACGCACCTTCAGCGCCGGCGCCGATATTCGCGAATTCGGCAAACCGTCGCAGGAGCCCTGGCTCCCTGTCGTGATCCAGAAGGTCGAGGACATGCCGAAGCCGGTGGTGGCCGCCCTCCACGGCACGGTTCTGGGCGGCGGCTTTGAACTCACCCTCGGCTGTCATGCACGGATTGCGGCGCCCGGCACCAAGGTCGGCCTGCCGGAGGTCAAGCTCGGCCTGATGCCCGGCGCCGGCGGCACCCAGCGCCTGCCGCGCATCATCGGACCGGAAGCGGCTTTGAAAATCATCGTGCCCGGCGAACCGGTCGGCGCGGACGCCGCTCTCAAGATGGGTGTGATTGACGCGGTCTCGGACGATCCGGTTGCGGCGGCCGTGGAACGCGCTGCGCAGATGGCGGCCGATGGGAAACCGCTGGTGAAGGTCCGCGAGAACGATGCGCCGCTCGCAGCTGCCAAGGCCGACCGCTCGGCTTTCGAGGAAACCGCTGCTGCCCTCTTGAAAAAGGCCAAGGGCCTGAAGGCACCCGCCGCCTGTATCGATGCCGTGCGCTGGTCCATGGACCTGCCGGTCGAGGAAGCTATGCAGAAAGAGCGCGAGACCTTCATGAAACTGATCGACGACGATCAGTCCAAGGCCCAGCGCCATATCTTCTTCGCTGAGCGCGAAGCGGCGAAGGTCGCCGACATGCCGAAGGATGTGAAGCCGCGCGAGGTCAACAAGGTGGGCGTCATCGGCGCCGGCACCATGGGTGGCGGCATTTCCATGAACTTCGCCAACGTGGGCATTCCGGTCACGATCATCGAGACCTCGCAGGAGGCGCTCGACCGGGGCTTTGCCACGATCGAGAAGAACTACCGCATCTCCGTCTCGCGCGGTCGCATGACCGAAGACGACCTGAAAGCGCGCATGAGCCTGCTGACCGGGTCGACCGACATGAACGATCTTGCAGACGCAGACATGATCATCGAGGCGGTGTTCGAGGAAATGGACATCAAGAAGCAGATCTTCGGCGACCTGGACCGGATCGCCAAGCCGTCTGCCGTTCTTGCCACCAACACCTCCTATCTCAACGTCGATGACATCGCGCAGATGACGAAGCGGCCGGGATCGGTTCTCGGCACGCATTTCTTCAGCCCGGCCAACGTCATGAAGCTGTTGGAGATCGTGCGCGGTGCGGAGACCGAGCCGGAAGTGCTGGCAACCGCCATCGAGGTCGGCCGGCGGATCCGGAAGGTTCCGGTCGTCGTCGGCGTCTGTTTCGGCTTCGTCGGCAACCGCATGCTGCGTGCCCGTTCGCTGGAAACCGAACGCCTGCTTCTGGAGGGCGCGTCCCCGCAACAGGTGGATGCCGCTCTTACCGGCTTCGGTTTCCCGATGGGACCGTTTGCCATGGGCGACCTCGCCGGTCTCGATATCGGCTGGCGCATCCGTAAACAGATGGGCGGGTCGGCAGACGGCGGCAGCGCGGACATCGCCGACGCGCTGTGCGAAATGGGCCGCTTCGGCCAGAAGACCGGCCGGGGCTTCTATATCTACGAACAGGGTTCGCGAGCCGGCACGCCGGATCCGGAAGTCGAGGCCCTGATCGAGAAAACGGCGGCAAAGAAAGGCATTACCCGCCGCCAGATCGGCGAGGAGGAAATCGTCGAACGGCTGATCTACCCGATGATCAGCGAAGGCGCGAAGATCCTGGACGAAGGCATTGCCCAACGTCCGGGCGACATCGATGCCGTCTGGGTCTTCGGCTACGGCTTCCCGCTGTGGCGCGGCGGACCGATGTTCTATGCCGACCAGGTCGGCCTTGGGCACATCCGCGACCGGATGAACCACTATGCCGAGACAACCGGCAATATGGCACTGAAGCCCGCACCGCTGCTCGAGCGGCTTGCGGATGAGGGGCTGGGATTTGCCTCTCTCGCCCGGAAAGAGGCCAAAGCGGCATGA
- a CDS encoding nitronate monooxygenase family protein, which yields MANSRLPDVLTGLRIPVVASPMFIVSGPELVIAQCKAGIVGSFPALNAREADGEPVELERWLKQITEELDRHNQANPDRPAAPFAVNQIVHRSNERLQRDLEICAKWKVPIWITSLGARVEVNDAAHSCGGIALHDVINNTFAKKAIEKGADGLIAVAAGAGGHAGPQSPFALIREIREWFDGPLLLSGSIATGEALLAAQALGADLGYIGSPFISTDEARAPDAYKDMIVDCGAEDIVYSSLFTGIHGNYLKPSIRNAGMDPDALASADPSSMDFSKGSSKAKAWKEIWGSGQGIGAVKERTPAEGLVARIEAEYHAARQRICAE from the coding sequence ATGGCGAATTCCCGTCTCCCGGATGTCCTGACCGGCCTGCGCATCCCCGTGGTCGCGTCGCCCATGTTCATCGTTTCCGGACCGGAGCTGGTGATCGCCCAGTGCAAGGCCGGTATCGTCGGCAGCTTCCCGGCACTGAATGCCCGTGAAGCCGATGGCGAGCCGGTCGAGCTGGAGCGCTGGCTGAAGCAGATCACGGAAGAACTGGACCGGCACAACCAGGCCAATCCGGATCGCCCGGCGGCCCCGTTCGCGGTCAATCAGATCGTGCACCGGTCGAACGAGCGCCTGCAGCGGGACCTTGAAATCTGCGCCAAGTGGAAGGTGCCGATCTGGATCACCTCGCTCGGGGCGCGGGTGGAGGTGAACGACGCGGCCCATTCCTGCGGCGGTATCGCTCTGCATGACGTCATCAACAACACCTTTGCCAAGAAGGCGATCGAGAAGGGCGCCGACGGCCTGATCGCGGTTGCCGCCGGCGCCGGTGGTCACGCCGGCCCGCAATCGCCGTTCGCGCTGATCCGCGAAATCCGCGAGTGGTTTGACGGTCCGTTGCTGCTGTCGGGATCGATCGCGACCGGCGAGGCGCTTCTTGCCGCCCAGGCGCTTGGAGCCGATCTCGGCTACATCGGCTCGCCCTTCATCTCCACCGACGAAGCGCGCGCGCCCGATGCCTACAAGGACATGATCGTGGACTGCGGTGCGGAGGACATCGTCTATTCGTCGCTCTTTACCGGCATTCACGGCAACTACCTGAAACCCTCGATCCGCAATGCCGGGATGGATCCGGACGCACTGGCGTCCGCCGACCCCAGCAGCATGGACTTTTCCAAGGGATCGTCGAAAGCCAAGGCCTGGAAGGAAATCTGGGGCTCGGGCCAGGGGATCGGCGCGGTGAAGGAACGAACCCCGGCCGAAGGGCTGGTGGCGCGGATCGAGGCGGAATATCACGCGGCCAGACAAAGGATCTGCGCCGAATAA
- a CDS encoding NADP-dependent oxidoreductase, whose translation MTETMKRIALAARPKGAPSLDDFRLEDVPMPIPGEDEVLARVLYLSLDPYMRGRMDDAKSYAAPVEIGATMEGGCVAEVIASNSDRLKPGEIVNGMFGWASHGVLPAKQLRKVDPDVAPVSTAVGVLGMPGFTGWLGLNEYGRPKAGETLVVGAATGAVGSMVGQLAKIYGLRVVGVAGGADKCAFAVNELGFDACIDHRAAADATALREQLAAECPDGIDIYFENVGGKTLEAVLPQMNVGGRIPICGMIAWYDLGGLGLGGADGKDQLPKAWRTILVRRLSINGFIIMDHYARFPDFLKEVGGYIRDDRLHYREDIAKGLEAAPQAFLDMLKGGNFGKQLVKVGEL comes from the coding sequence ATGACCGAAACCATGAAACGTATCGCTCTCGCAGCAAGGCCGAAAGGGGCTCCGAGCCTCGACGATTTCCGCCTGGAGGACGTTCCGATGCCCATACCGGGCGAGGACGAGGTCCTGGCACGCGTGCTCTATCTGTCGCTTGATCCCTACATGCGCGGGCGGATGGACGATGCGAAGTCCTATGCCGCTCCAGTGGAGATCGGCGCAACCATGGAAGGCGGCTGCGTTGCCGAGGTTATTGCGTCCAACAGCGACCGGCTGAAACCCGGCGAGATCGTCAACGGGATGTTCGGCTGGGCGAGCCACGGGGTTCTGCCCGCCAAGCAGCTCAGAAAGGTCGATCCGGATGTGGCCCCCGTATCGACTGCCGTCGGCGTACTCGGCATGCCCGGCTTCACCGGCTGGCTGGGGCTCAACGAATACGGCCGGCCGAAGGCAGGCGAGACGCTGGTGGTCGGGGCTGCGACCGGAGCCGTCGGCTCCATGGTCGGCCAGCTCGCCAAGATCTACGGCCTTCGGGTGGTCGGCGTTGCCGGCGGCGCGGACAAATGCGCCTTTGCGGTCAACGAACTGGGCTTCGATGCGTGTATCGACCACCGGGCCGCAGCGGATGCAACCGCCCTGCGGGAGCAGCTTGCCGCCGAGTGTCCGGACGGCATCGATATCTACTTCGAAAACGTCGGCGGCAAAACACTGGAAGCCGTTTTGCCCCAGATGAATGTCGGCGGCCGCATTCCGATTTGCGGCATGATCGCCTGGTACGATCTCGGCGGTCTTGGTCTCGGCGGCGCAGACGGCAAGGACCAGTTGCCGAAGGCCTGGCGCACCATTCTCGTGCGCCGTCTGTCGATCAACGGCTTCATCATCATGGATCATTACGCCCGTTTCCCGGACTTCCTGAAGGAGGTGGGCGGATATATCCGCGACGACCGGCTGCATTACCGCGAGGATATCGCCAAAGGCCTCGAAGCCGCCCCCCAGGCCTTCCTTGACATGCTGAAGGGCGGCAATTTCGGCAAGCAGCTGGTCAAGGTCGGGGAGCTTTGA
- a CDS encoding MaoC family dehydratase, whose amino-acid sequence MSVRDYLDQIGTTYPPSPWITITQEMIDTFADVTGDHQFIHTDPERAAKTPFGGTIAHGFLTVSLLSNISSQVVPIPDDCKMSVNYGTNRLRFLSPVPSGSRIRGHVTLANAEETGPDAVTLTWEVRIEIEGQEKPALYAEWLVRRYF is encoded by the coding sequence ATGAGCGTAAGAGACTATCTCGACCAGATCGGTACAACCTATCCTCCGTCTCCCTGGATCACGATCACCCAGGAGATGATCGACACCTTCGCCGATGTGACGGGCGATCACCAGTTCATCCATACCGATCCCGAGCGTGCCGCGAAAACGCCGTTCGGTGGCACCATTGCCCATGGGTTTCTGACCGTTTCGCTCTTGTCGAATATCTCCTCGCAAGTGGTGCCCATACCGGACGACTGTAAGATGAGCGTCAACTATGGCACAAACCGTCTCCGCTTCCTGTCGCCCGTGCCGAGCGGTTCGCGTATCCGCGGGCACGTGACCCTGGCCAATGCCGAAGAAACCGGTCCGGATGCCGTCACGCTGACATGGGAAGTCCGGATCGAGATCGAAGGACAGGAAAAGCCCGCGCTCTACGCCGAGTGGCTTGTCCGCCGCTATTTTTGA
- a CDS encoding phosphotransferase family protein — protein MEHNAQHLDTAAVESYLKDCLPGFEGPLKAEKFAFGQSNPTFRLTTPEKTYVLRRKPPGVLLKSAHAIDREFRVQKALTGTDVPVADMLLLCEDDNIIGTMFYVMEHVHGRHFDDPSLPGHTNEDRAAIFDEMNRVLAALHSVDLDAVGLSDFGAPGAYVARQIDRWTKQYRASETETIADMDALISWLNDNLHLDDGQRTLVHGDYRIDNMIFESDRPRVAAVLDWELSTLGHPIADLAYQIMQWRMPVGAEGRGLAGLDRTALGIPTEEEYIARYCERRNLSGIPNFNFFVAFCFFRMGAILQGVKKRALDGNASNPERGLKMGEFVPFYAAGGLKAVQDG, from the coding sequence TTGGAACACAATGCCCAGCATCTCGATACGGCAGCCGTGGAAAGCTATCTGAAGGATTGTTTGCCGGGGTTCGAGGGACCGCTGAAGGCAGAGAAATTCGCCTTCGGTCAGTCCAATCCCACCTTCCGGCTGACGACGCCGGAAAAGACCTATGTTCTGCGCCGAAAGCCACCGGGCGTCCTGCTGAAGTCGGCGCACGCCATCGACCGGGAGTTTCGGGTGCAGAAGGCGCTGACGGGAACCGATGTCCCGGTCGCGGATATGCTGCTTCTATGCGAGGACGACAACATCATCGGCACCATGTTTTATGTGATGGAGCATGTGCACGGCCGTCATTTCGACGATCCAAGCCTGCCGGGTCACACCAACGAAGATCGGGCTGCGATCTTCGACGAGATGAACCGGGTGCTGGCGGCCCTGCACAGTGTCGATCTGGACGCCGTGGGGCTGTCGGATTTCGGTGCTCCGGGGGCCTATGTCGCCCGGCAGATCGACCGCTGGACAAAGCAGTATCGGGCCTCGGAAACGGAAACCATCGCCGATATGGATGCGCTGATTTCCTGGCTGAACGACAACCTTCATCTTGACGACGGACAGCGCACGCTGGTCCACGGCGACTACCGCATCGACAACATGATCTTCGAAAGCGACCGGCCACGGGTGGCCGCCGTTCTTGACTGGGAACTGTCGACGCTCGGTCATCCGATCGCCGATCTGGCTTACCAGATCATGCAATGGCGCATGCCGGTCGGTGCCGAGGGAAGGGGGCTTGCCGGTCTGGACCGCACTGCGCTGGGGATACCGACCGAGGAAGAGTACATCGCCCGTTATTGCGAGCGCCGCAACCTGTCCGGTATCCCGAATTTCAACTTCTTCGTTGCCTTCTGCTTCTTTCGTATGGGAGCCATCCTGCAAGGGGTGAAGAAACGCGCCCTCGACGGCAATGCCTCCAACCCGGAACGCGGGCTTAAAATGGGCGAATTTGTTCCCTTCTATGCAGCAGGTGGATTGAAGGCGGTACAGGATGGCTGA
- a CDS encoding SDR family oxidoreductase, producing MRLFDMTGKVALITGSTKGIGKAIAFALSEAGAKVVISSRKQDACDQVSDEIRSKGGEALAVPANISEDADLERLVTTVLDKWGRIDSLICNAAVNPYYGPFLDTPDDAFDKTIRVNIRSNMKLAKLVLPGMVDRMDGSIVVVSSIAAFKGSDKLGIYALTKAADTQLVRNLAVTYGPDNIRINGIAPALVRTDFARTLWEDPERAKEVADSYALKRLGDPDDIAGVAVFLASRAGAWTTGQTLIVDGGWSVCE from the coding sequence ATGAGGCTGTTCGACATGACCGGCAAGGTGGCGCTGATCACCGGCTCCACCAAGGGCATCGGCAAGGCCATTGCCTTCGCGCTTTCCGAAGCCGGGGCGAAGGTGGTGATTTCAAGCCGGAAGCAGGACGCCTGCGACCAGGTTTCGGACGAGATCCGCTCAAAAGGCGGGGAAGCGCTTGCGGTGCCGGCCAATATCTCGGAGGACGCCGATCTTGAACGGCTGGTCACCACCGTTCTCGACAAATGGGGGCGCATCGACAGCCTGATCTGCAATGCGGCCGTCAATCCCTATTACGGGCCGTTCCTGGACACGCCCGACGATGCCTTCGACAAGACCATCCGGGTCAACATCCGCTCCAATATGAAGCTCGCGAAGCTCGTCCTTCCGGGCATGGTGGACCGAATGGACGGCAGCATCGTCGTGGTGTCGTCGATCGCCGCCTTCAAGGGATCGGACAAGCTCGGCATCTATGCGCTGACCAAGGCCGCCGACACCCAACTCGTGCGCAATCTGGCCGTCACCTATGGTCCGGACAACATCCGGATCAACGGCATTGCCCCTGCCCTGGTGCGTACCGATTTCGCCCGCACGCTCTGGGAAGATCCGGAGCGGGCAAAAGAGGTCGCCGACAGCTACGCCCTGAAGCGGCTTGGAGATCCTGATGATATTGCGGGGGTTGCCGTCTTTTTGGCGAGTCGTGCGGGAGCCTGGACGACGGGCCAGACGCTGATCGTCGACGGTGGCTGGTCCGTGTGCGAATGA